The following proteins are encoded in a genomic region of Oncorhynchus keta strain PuntledgeMale-10-30-2019 chromosome 35, Oket_V2, whole genome shotgun sequence:
- the LOC118379777 gene encoding cathepsin B-like isoform X3 yields the protein MWRVIFLALVSGLSISWARPRLPPLSHQMVDYINKANTTWKAGHNFHNVDYSYVKRLCGTVLKGAKLPTMLQYAGDVELPDTFDPRQQWPNCPTLKEIRDQGSCGSCWAFGAAEAISDRVCIHSNAKVSVEISSEDLLSCCDSCGMGCNGGYPSAAWDFWTTEGLVTGGLYDSNVGCRPYSLFLWSLLSGCRPYSLPPCITLFLWSLLSGCRPYSLPPCITLFLWSLLSGCRPYSLPPCITLFLWSLLSGCRPYSLPPCNSPSLVSPVRLQALLSPSLYNSLSLVSPVRLQALLSPSL from the exons ATGTGGCGTGTGATATTTTTAGCGCTGGTGTCTGGGCTGTCAATCAGCTGGGCCCGGCCCCGCCTACCTCCGCTCTCCCACCAGATGGTGGACTACATCAACAAGGCCAACACTACATGGAAGGCTGGTCACAACTTCCATAATGTGGACTACAGCTACGTTAAGAGACTGTGTGGAACCGTGCTTAAAGGAGCCAAACTGCCCACCAT GCTGCAGTATGCAGGGGATGTGGAGCTGCCTGACACCTTTGACCCTAGACAGCAGTGGCCCAACTGTCCCACTCTGAAGGAGATCCGGGACCAGGGCTCCTGTGGCAGCTGCTGG GCGTTTGGCGCTGCGGAGGCCATCTCGGACCGTGTGTGTATCCATAGCAACGCCAAGGTCAGCGTAGAGATCTCCTCTGAAGACCTGCTCAGCTGCTGTGACAGCTGTGGCATGGG TTGTAATGGTGGTTATCCCTCTGCTGCGTGGGACTTCTGGACTACAGAGGGACTGGTCACTGGAGGACTCTACGACTCTAACGTTG GATGCAggccctactctctctttctctggtctctcctgTCAGGTTGCAggccctactctctccctccctgtataactctctttctctggtctctcctgTCAGGTTGCAggccctactctctccctccctgtataactctctttctctggtctctcctgTCAG GTTGCAggccctactctctccctccctgtataactctctttctctggtctctcctgTCAGGTTGCAggccctactctctccctccctgtaactctccctctctggtctctcctgtcAGGTTGCAggccctactctctccctccctgtataactctctttctctggtctctcctgTCAGGTTGCAggccctactctctccctccctgtaa
- the LOC118379777 gene encoding cathepsin B-like isoform X4, translated as MWRVIFLALVSGLSISWARPRLPPLSHQMVDYINKANTTWKAGHNFHNVDYSYVKRLCGTVLKGAKLPTMLQYAGDVELPDTFDPRQQWPNCPTLKEIRDQGSCGSCWAFGAAEAISDRVCIHSNAKVSVEISSEDLLSCCDSCGMGCNGGYPSAAWDFWTTEGLVTGGLYDSNVGCRPYSLFLWSLLSGCRPYSLPPCITLFLWSLLSGCRPYSLPPCNSPSLVSPVRLQALLSPSLYNSLSLVSPVRLQALLSPSLYNSLSLVSPVRLQALLSPSLYNSLSLVSPVRLQALLSPSL; from the exons ATGTGGCGTGTGATATTTTTAGCGCTGGTGTCTGGGCTGTCAATCAGCTGGGCCCGGCCCCGCCTACCTCCGCTCTCCCACCAGATGGTGGACTACATCAACAAGGCCAACACTACATGGAAGGCTGGTCACAACTTCCATAATGTGGACTACAGCTACGTTAAGAGACTGTGTGGAACCGTGCTTAAAGGAGCCAAACTGCCCACCAT GCTGCAGTATGCAGGGGATGTGGAGCTGCCTGACACCTTTGACCCTAGACAGCAGTGGCCCAACTGTCCCACTCTGAAGGAGATCCGGGACCAGGGCTCCTGTGGCAGCTGCTGG GCGTTTGGCGCTGCGGAGGCCATCTCGGACCGTGTGTGTATCCATAGCAACGCCAAGGTCAGCGTAGAGATCTCCTCTGAAGACCTGCTCAGCTGCTGTGACAGCTGTGGCATGGG TTGTAATGGTGGTTATCCCTCTGCTGCGTGGGACTTCTGGACTACAGAGGGACTGGTCACTGGAGGACTCTACGACTCTAACGTTG GATGCAggccctactctctctttctctggtctctcctgTCAG GTTGCAggccctactctctccctccctgtataactctctttctctggtctctcctgTCAGGTTGCAggccctactctctccctccctgtaactctccctctctggtctctcctgtcAGGTTGCAggccctactctctccctccctgtataactctctttctctggtctctcctgTCAG GTTGCAggccctactctctccctccctgtataactctctttctctggtctctcctgTCAG GTTGCAggccctactctctccctccctgtataactctctttctctggtctctcctgTCAGGTTGCAggccctactctctccctccctgtaa
- the LOC118379777 gene encoding cathepsin B-like isoform X5 — MWRVIFLALVSGLSISWARPRLPPLSHQMVDYINKANTTWKAGHNFHNVDYSYVKRLCGTVLKGAKLPTMLQYAGDVELPDTFDPRQQWPNCPTLKEIRDQGSCGSCWAFGAAEAISDRVCIHSNAKVSVEISSEDLLSCCDSCGMGCNGGYPSAAWDFWTTEGLVTGGLYDSNVGCRPYSLFLWSLLSGCRPYSLPPCITLFLWSLLSGCRPYSLPPCNSPSLVSPVRLQALLSPSLYNSLSLVSPVRLQALLSPSLYNSLSLVSPVRLQALLSPSL; from the exons ATGTGGCGTGTGATATTTTTAGCGCTGGTGTCTGGGCTGTCAATCAGCTGGGCCCGGCCCCGCCTACCTCCGCTCTCCCACCAGATGGTGGACTACATCAACAAGGCCAACACTACATGGAAGGCTGGTCACAACTTCCATAATGTGGACTACAGCTACGTTAAGAGACTGTGTGGAACCGTGCTTAAAGGAGCCAAACTGCCCACCAT GCTGCAGTATGCAGGGGATGTGGAGCTGCCTGACACCTTTGACCCTAGACAGCAGTGGCCCAACTGTCCCACTCTGAAGGAGATCCGGGACCAGGGCTCCTGTGGCAGCTGCTGG GCGTTTGGCGCTGCGGAGGCCATCTCGGACCGTGTGTGTATCCATAGCAACGCCAAGGTCAGCGTAGAGATCTCCTCTGAAGACCTGCTCAGCTGCTGTGACAGCTGTGGCATGGG TTGTAATGGTGGTTATCCCTCTGCTGCGTGGGACTTCTGGACTACAGAGGGACTGGTCACTGGAGGACTCTACGACTCTAACGTTG GATGCAggccctactctctctttctctggtctctcctgTCAG GTTGCAggccctactctctccctccctgtataactctctttctctggtctctcctgTCAGGTTGCAggccctactctctccctccctgtaactctccctctctggtctctcctgtcAGGTTGCAggccctactctctccctccctgtataactctctttctctggtctctcctgTCAG GTTGCAggccctactctctccctccctgtataactctctttctctggtctctcctgTCAGGTTGCAggccctactctctccctccctgtaa
- the LOC118379777 gene encoding cathepsin B-like isoform X1, with the protein MWRVIFLALVSGLSISWARPRLPPLSHQMVDYINKANTTWKAGHNFHNVDYSYVKRLCGTVLKGAKLPTMLQYAGDVELPDTFDPRQQWPNCPTLKEIRDQGSCGSCWAFGAAEAISDRVCIHSNAKVSVEISSEDLLSCCDSCGMGCNGGYPSAAWDFWTTEGLVTGGLYDSNVGCRPYSIPPCEHHVNGTRPPCTGEEGDTPQCTNQCETGYTPGYKQDKHFGKSSYSLPSEEQQIMTELLKNGPVEGAFTVYEDFLLYKSGVYQHVSGSAVGGHAIKVLGWGEEGGTPYWLAANSWNTDWGENGFFKILRGKDHCGIESEMVAGVPL; encoded by the exons ATGTGGCGTGTGATATTTTTAGCGCTGGTGTCTGGGCTGTCAATCAGCTGGGCCCGGCCCCGCCTACCTCCGCTCTCCCACCAGATGGTGGACTACATCAACAAGGCCAACACTACATGGAAGGCTGGTCACAACTTCCATAATGTGGACTACAGCTACGTTAAGAGACTGTGTGGAACCGTGCTTAAAGGAGCCAAACTGCCCACCAT GCTGCAGTATGCAGGGGATGTGGAGCTGCCTGACACCTTTGACCCTAGACAGCAGTGGCCCAACTGTCCCACTCTGAAGGAGATCCGGGACCAGGGCTCCTGTGGCAGCTGCTGG GCGTTTGGCGCTGCGGAGGCCATCTCGGACCGTGTGTGTATCCATAGCAACGCCAAGGTCAGCGTAGAGATCTCCTCTGAAGACCTGCTCAGCTGCTGTGACAGCTGTGGCATGGG TTGTAATGGTGGTTATCCCTCTGCTGCGTGGGACTTCTGGACTACAGAGGGACTGGTCACTGGAGGACTCTACGACTCTAACGTTG GATGCAGGCCctactccatccctccctgtgAGCACCATGTTAACGGCACACGACCCCCCTGTACAGGAGAGGAGGGTGACACCCCACAATGTACCAACCAGTGTGAGACTGGATACACGCCTGGCTACAAGCAGGATAAACACTTCG GTAAGAGCTCGTACAGTTTGCCCTCTGAAGAGCAGCAGATCATGACTGAGCTCCTGAAGAACGGACCTGTGGAAGGAGCTTTCACTGTCTATGAAGACTTCCTGCTCTACAAGTCTG GTGTGTATCAGCATGTCTCTGGCAGTGCAGTAGGAGGCCATGCCATTAAGGTcctgggctggggagaggagggggggactcCTTACTGGCTGGCTGCCAACTCCTGGAACACTGACTGGGGAGAGAATG GTTTCTTTAAGATCCTGAGAGGTAAGGACCACTGTGGCATCGAGTCTGAGATGGTGGCTGGTGTCCCTTTGTAA
- the LOC118379777 gene encoding cathepsin B-like isoform X2, with protein MWRVIFLALVSGLSISWARPRLPPLSHQMVDYINKANTTWKAGHNFHNVDYSYVKRLCGTVLKGAKLPTMLQYAGDVELPDTFDPRQQWPNCPTLKEIRDQGSCGSCWAFGAAEAISDRVCIHSNAKVSVEISSEDLLSCCDSCGMGCNGGYPSAAWDFWTTEGLVTGGLYDSNVGCRPYSLFLWSLLSGCRPYSLPPCITLFLWSLLSGCRPYSLPPCITLFLWSLLSGCRPYSLPPCNSPSLVSPVRLQALLSPSLYNSLSLVSPVRLQALLSPSLYNSLSLVSPVRLQALLSPSL; from the exons ATGTGGCGTGTGATATTTTTAGCGCTGGTGTCTGGGCTGTCAATCAGCTGGGCCCGGCCCCGCCTACCTCCGCTCTCCCACCAGATGGTGGACTACATCAACAAGGCCAACACTACATGGAAGGCTGGTCACAACTTCCATAATGTGGACTACAGCTACGTTAAGAGACTGTGTGGAACCGTGCTTAAAGGAGCCAAACTGCCCACCAT GCTGCAGTATGCAGGGGATGTGGAGCTGCCTGACACCTTTGACCCTAGACAGCAGTGGCCCAACTGTCCCACTCTGAAGGAGATCCGGGACCAGGGCTCCTGTGGCAGCTGCTGG GCGTTTGGCGCTGCGGAGGCCATCTCGGACCGTGTGTGTATCCATAGCAACGCCAAGGTCAGCGTAGAGATCTCCTCTGAAGACCTGCTCAGCTGCTGTGACAGCTGTGGCATGGG TTGTAATGGTGGTTATCCCTCTGCTGCGTGGGACTTCTGGACTACAGAGGGACTGGTCACTGGAGGACTCTACGACTCTAACGTTG GATGCAggccctactctctctttctctggtctctcctgTCAGGTTGCAggccctactctctccctccctgtataactctctttctctggtctctcctgTCAGGTTGCAggccctactctctccctccctgtataactctctttctctggtctctcctgTCAGGTTGCAggccctactctctccctccctgtaactctccctctctggtctctcctgtcAGGTTGCAggccctactctctccctccctgtataactctctttctctggtctctcctgTCAG GTTGCAggccctactctctccctccctgtataactctctttctctggtctctcctgTCAGGTTGCAggccctactctctccctccctgtaa